In the genome of Verrucomicrobiota bacterium, the window TACTCGAGGATTTCCAACAAATGCAGCTTCGTCATAATTGGCCACCATCCAGGACATGGCACGGTAGGGTAGTGGCCAGATTAACAATTCCGCTTCCTCGCCGGACAGATTTGTAAGCAGGGCCCTGTCTATGGCCAAAAGAGCACGAGCAGGTAGGTTTTGCTCCCAAAGTAGCTGCGCATAGGTCAGTGCGGTCATGTAAAACTGAATGCCCTCTGCCGACCTCATGGAACGCCAATTCATAGACGGATTGGATTCAGGCAAGTATGGGCAAGACTCTGGCATGATTTTCAGGATTTATCTTGGTTGGCGACTGTTGGACTGGTCAATGATTCAATAAAAAAAGCCCCGGATCACTCCGGGGCTATATAGTTCAGTTTCTTATTCTCAATAGTCTTTGTTAGAAATTCGGAGAAAACCCGGCTGTTGTGCCAGGTTTTACAACGAAATTTTCATCGTTTGACCATCTGTTATCATTGATCAGGAATTTAACCTCGAACGCCTTAATGGCCTTGGACGAAGTCCATTGCCAAGTTTCTGCATCGATGTTTTCCATGACCGTTCCAGTTTCCCAGCTGAGTCCCGGAGCATCACCTCTTAGTGCGATAACGTTTCCCAGACCAACGTCGTATTTTACGACTATGGTTGTATTAGACTTTTTTACAGCTGTTTTTTTAGCTGCCGTTTTAGCGGGCGCCTTTACAGGAGCTGCTTTTTTGGCCGCGGGTTTCTTAGTTTCTGTTTTTTTAGCTACAACTTTAGTTGCCACGGGTTTTGTTACCGCGGTTTTCTTGGCTGCAGGCTTTTCTGTTACCTTCTTAGCTGGCATTGCTATGTTTTGATTACTTCCTGAATTCGTGAGATAAAATTGAATAAAAAGATGGAACCTGTTGGGGTTCTGTATGGAAAAATTGTCCTTATTGCGTCTAAGCAAAATCCGGGCCAATTTTTGCAGCCCAAGACACGCCGATTTGCAAATTAATCAAGCATTTTATCGTGGATGAATTTCGTTATTATAGGCTCAAAAGCTACTTTTTCAATACGATTAAGAAATAATTTCAAAGGTGTAACCCTTTTCATGGTTACCTCGTTATTCGAGCAAAGCCAAATTTAGTGGGCTTAAAATTTAATCCTTTAATATTCAAACACATTATCAGCATGAACTTCAGAATATCGGCTTTGACCGCTTCGGTTGTTGTTTTTGTGTTGATATGGCAGGTTTCAGTCTCGTCTTCGAAAAGCCTTCTTGGTTTTTCTCCAGATGTCCCGGCCGAAGTGGGAAAATTCAAAATTTCGGTTTCCGAAGTGCGACAATCGGTCATGGCCGTGTTGACACATGAACAAGAAGTAAAATTTAACCAATTTCAGAACCGGTTGCGCCAAATTGCCAATCGTGATACATAAACTCTAACCCGTTCTTTAAAATAATTGGAGCTTTGTTTGAATCTTTCTAAAAATTTATGCAGCGCTCCAAAAAAGCTAAAAGTGTTTCATTGTTATCCCAGTTCAATTGCTCTAACAGTTTCTGAATCAAAAATGGAATCGGATACTGTAACAGATCAACAACTGGTAATGCGCGCTCGCGATGGAGAATTAGCTGCCTTCGATGAACTCGTTATCAGGCACCAGGGAATGATCTCCCGATGTCTATTTCGGTTTTGTCCACATCAGTCCGATCTCGAAGATTTGGTGCAAGATTCTTTCATCAAAGCCTACCGTAAGCTCCATCTCTGGAAACCAACCGCACCTTTTGAAAACTGGCTCCGTCGAATCGCTTATAATACAGGCCACGATTACTTCCGACGTTCCAAACGAACTCCCACAGCTCTTTCATCGCTTGGTGAAGAATCTAACGAGTTGATGTTAGGACGAATTGAGGACCGGAGCAATATTCAAGAAGAATACCAGGTTACAGAGCAAGTTCAGCAACTTCTCTCCGAACTTCCGGCGGATGACCGACTTTTATTAACCATGCACTACCTTGAAGAAAGGCCTTTGGCGGAAGTTGCCGAAGCCACCGGGTGGACTCTTTCAAAAACCAAAGTAAAAAGCTTTCGAGCAAAGAATAAATTACGTAAATTATTAAATCGTTATGACATCTCCGAATAATAACTCTAACCGAAACTGGACCGACATGGTCGCAGCCAGCAGAAAGGAAGCACCTTCTCCTGTAGACGTGCGTTATGGAGTGCGAGCTCAACTTGAGAGAATGCTGAGAAAGGGACGAGTATTTGAGAATCAGAGCACTGATTGGATAAATGCTTTGGTAAGCCTTTTTAATCCCGGAATCGTCAAATTAGGTCTTGCTGCAGCTTTTGTCTGTATGGTGGCCGTTGAGTTCTCAATATCGACCTCCGAAGTAGAAACCGAATCCGAGGATCCGTTAGTCTCTCTATATTCCGGGGAGGGTGAATGGTCTGATTGGCTATGAATTCAACTCTTAAGGCAGGTTTGATTCTTACCACCGTCTTTGCCATAGGCGTGATGGTGGGGATGGCAGGTATTCGAATTACCCATAAGCAGGTAGTTCGTATTCCCCGCGATGAGCCCTTACGTACGGGGGAAGCCGAAGTTCAGCATATTGCGGAACGCCTTACTGAGAAATACAATTTAACAGAGGATCAACAAGTGGTTGTACGTGCGATTCTTCAGGAAACTCAGAAGAAATATGATACGTTCTTTGATTCAACTCGCCCAGCCTTCGAACAGATAAGGCGCGAGCAGCGTGAAGCAATTCGAGCCCAAATGACCCCGGAGCAGGTGGTAAAGTTTGAAGCATGGATTGAGGGAAAGCGTAAAAATCACCCTGAGAGAAATGGCGAAGGACCCTGGTCCAACGGTGATCATCGACCTCGTGGTCCGCGACCGGATGGTTCACCACCTACAGGCATCGAAAAGCCTCGCAAATAACATTTCTAAGGATCCGGTTTCCAATACCGGATCCTTTTTTATAGTAAACGTTCGGATAGATTGTTCAGCGCCTTCCGGGTTTCGTGAAATGATTCGTACAAATCATCGTAAACATCCTGCAGGCCGAATTCTTTTGCCAAAGGGTGATTTCGTGCGGCTTTGAAATGACTTCGTCCCATTTCCTCGTAGTAACGAATCCCTGGAGCAGCCCTTCGTTGTTCTCGCTTGCGGATATGATTTGGAAACAATCCTGAAAGGAACAGCGTTTGGTTTCCCAAATGAGCGTATAAAAAGAAACGATGGTAATAGTCCGCCTTCTCGATTTCTGTAACAATATCCACCAGGTAACGCATGGGAGCTTTAAGTTCTGGAAACGATTTGTTGTGTCTGTCTTCTCGAGTAAAATCTACCAAAAGACTGGCCACATAATCCGACAGTCCTTTGTCATCGACTCCAGCATTAAGCAGGGTCTGCCTCACCAATAAATAAAAGTATAAGTGAGGGGAAATTTCCAGAGTTAGAGATTTATCCTGAACTGCTTTAAAAAGGATTTCCTGGTCAAGAATTGAATCCAGCACTTCAGGATCGAGAAACAGCGACCTGAGTGCTTCTCCTTCTCCCTTTGACGTTTCAAGAGATGATTGAATAAAAGCAAAATCTTGAGCGGACAAACGTGTCCGGCAATTTGGACAAACGAGATTCACATAAAACAACATAAGTTAACCTGCGTTCCAAATATAGTATAAATTTAGTGGACTGGATTTTTATCACTTTCTTGACCGTAAATCTTGCCATGTCCGAAGTTCTAGCTTGTGCAGATCCGGATAATTCATTGGCTTCGCACCTGTATGGAGATCATTTTTATGGGAACGGGGACTTCCCACGGTGTGCCCATGATTGGCTGTAATTGTGAGGTTTGTCTTAGCAGTAATCTCAAGAATCACAGGACTCGTACCTCAATTCATGTACGTGTAGGCGGATATTCGATACAAGTGGATGTGGCTCCTGAATTTCGCCTTCAATGTTTGGCAAATAAAATAACTCAAATCGATTGGGTTGTTCTGACTCACGAGCACGCCGACCATATAGCCGGAATGGATGATCTTCGTCGGTTTGTTGACTTTCGTGACGGTAAGG includes:
- a CDS encoding RNA polymerase sigma factor; the protein is MESDTVTDQQLVMRARDGELAAFDELVIRHQGMISRCLFRFCPHQSDLEDLVQDSFIKAYRKLHLWKPTAPFENWLRRIAYNTGHDYFRRSKRTPTALSSLGEESNELMLGRIEDRSNIQEEYQVTEQVQQLLSELPADDRLLLTMHYLEERPLAEVAEATGWTLSKTKVKSFRAKNKLRKLLNRYDISE